One Actinospica robiniae DSM 44927 genomic region harbors:
- a CDS encoding SPFH domain-containing protein, translating to MSSLGVAVVRQYERGVVFRLGRLRNVREPGIRLMIPLADRMVKVTLRTVTMPIASQQVITQDNVSIGVAGVAYFRRVDPVKSIIEIEDVSSAVAQIAQTTVRNVVGRSLLDQVLTDTETLNKRIREILDELTKPWGVDVLLVELKDIELPNTMQRAMARQAEAEREKRAKIIAAEGEALSADRLADAADVIANHPVALQLRNLQILADVAAEKNSTIVFPAQFLESVRAIGRFVEREAPAEAPETHSQGIPGGKPATSSRK from the coding sequence ATGTCGAGCCTCGGCGTCGCCGTCGTGCGGCAATATGAACGCGGAGTCGTGTTCCGGTTGGGGCGGCTGCGTAACGTACGAGAACCCGGAATCCGGCTGATGATTCCGCTCGCGGATCGGATGGTCAAGGTCACGTTGCGGACGGTGACCATGCCGATCGCGTCGCAACAGGTGATCACCCAGGACAACGTCTCGATCGGTGTGGCCGGGGTCGCATATTTCCGCCGCGTCGATCCGGTCAAATCGATTATCGAAATCGAAGACGTCTCGTCGGCCGTCGCGCAGATCGCCCAGACCACCGTGCGTAACGTGGTCGGCCGCTCTCTCCTCGATCAGGTGCTGACCGATACCGAGACGCTCAACAAGCGGATCAGGGAGATCCTGGACGAGCTCACCAAGCCATGGGGCGTAGACGTCCTGCTGGTGGAACTCAAAGACATCGAACTGCCGAACACCATGCAGCGCGCGATGGCGCGGCAGGCCGAGGCGGAGAGGGAGAAAAGGGCCAAGATCATCGCAGCTGAGGGCGAAGCCCTCAGCGCCGACCGACTCGCCGATGCCGCCGACGTCATCGCGAACCACCCGGTCGCCCTCCAGTTGCGCAACCTGCAGATCCTCGCGGACGTCGCCGCGGAGAAGAATTCGACGATCGTCTTCCCAGCCCAGTTCCTTGAGAGCGTCCGGGCAATCGGCCGCTTCGTCGAACGCGAGGCTCCAGCCGAAGCGCCCGAGACCCATTCCCAAGGCATTCCTGGCGGGAAACCGGCGACTTCGTCACGGAAGTGA
- a CDS encoding thioesterase II family protein gives MSPTTRSVTGATMLRAEPGDGEFALFAFPYAGVGASATYHAWPREIGDGVLCPLQPPGREDRTDEAPLRTHREFADATVAAISGYVDRRYAFIGHCGAFPYLVETTFRLQEAGLPLPERLFCSSWGPAHRGLYGRLSFVDLETFDAVAEIQDICLARMGFTLPADHAELAARSLLFDMRVERGYAYDGEPRIPVPVTVIGWSADEVVPPSVVWPGWEGCADADFHLLDGDHWSYLEGPPELAALVAAAMKPAAEFDDSAVVSRE, from the coding sequence ATGAGCCCGACCACGCGATCCGTGACCGGCGCGACGATGCTGCGCGCAGAGCCCGGCGACGGCGAGTTCGCCCTCTTCGCCTTCCCCTACGCCGGAGTGGGCGCGTCCGCGACCTACCACGCCTGGCCGCGGGAGATCGGCGACGGCGTGCTCTGCCCCCTGCAGCCGCCCGGCCGGGAGGACCGGACCGACGAGGCACCGCTGCGGACCCACCGCGAATTCGCGGACGCGACCGTCGCCGCGATATCAGGGTACGTGGACCGTCGCTATGCCTTCATCGGGCACTGCGGCGCCTTCCCCTACCTGGTGGAGACCACGTTCCGGCTGCAGGAGGCGGGACTGCCGCTGCCCGAGCGCCTGTTCTGCTCCTCCTGGGGGCCGGCCCACCGCGGCCTCTACGGCCGGCTCAGCTTCGTCGACCTCGAGACCTTCGACGCGGTCGCCGAGATCCAGGACATCTGCCTGGCGCGGATGGGCTTCACCCTGCCCGCCGACCACGCGGAGCTGGCCGCCCGGAGCCTGCTGTTCGACATGCGCGTGGAGCGCGGCTACGCGTACGACGGCGAACCCCGCATCCCGGTGCCGGTGACGGTCATCGGCTGGAGCGCCGACGAGGTCGTGCCGCCGTCCGTGGTCTGGCCCGGCTGGGAGGGCTGCGCCGACGCGGACTTCCACCTGCTCGACGGGGACCACTGGAGCTACCTCGAAGGCCCGCCGGAGCTGGCCGCCCTCGTCGCGGCCGCGATGAAGCCGGCGGCAGAGTTCGACGATAGTGCGGTGGTATCGCGGGAGTAG
- a CDS encoding radical SAM/SPASM domain-containing protein, protein MPGLLTLIVKATRECNLRCSYCNDWRSTANAISLETADLMVRRAMAAKDVTAVHFNWHGGEPTLVPLDFYRHVFAEQARHRPAGRKFTNTLQTNGTRLTDEWLDFLVAQHVGLGISIDGPPEIHDRMRPTRGGGSSSRLIEKTLVKVRDRGIPHGVSIVASHELVGKGPEYIWSFLQSAGISNVTLVPVRPPNPVAGDEAAPTISPEFLGGADWSAYLCGLFDLWWSSDSTVKINNFDAVLRKLLGRAPRSCLISGNCLGSVYGIEADGTIMHCELFQGEPDRAFGNLASTTFDEVAADLRMAALRQADAERLGRYRECPTFGICAGGCPHEWYIHEGYGKADQLGSCCGWRPLVEHIAKRLAASKVPAEALAWTS, encoded by the coding sequence ATGCCGGGACTGCTCACCCTCATAGTCAAAGCGACCCGCGAGTGCAATCTGCGCTGCTCCTACTGCAACGACTGGCGCAGCACCGCCAACGCGATCTCCCTGGAGACCGCCGATCTGATGGTCCGCCGGGCGATGGCCGCCAAGGACGTCACCGCAGTGCACTTCAACTGGCACGGCGGCGAGCCGACGCTGGTGCCCCTCGACTTCTACCGGCACGTCTTCGCCGAGCAGGCGCGGCACCGGCCGGCCGGGCGGAAGTTCACCAACACGCTGCAGACGAACGGCACGCGGCTGACCGACGAGTGGCTCGACTTCCTGGTGGCCCAGCACGTGGGCCTCGGCATCAGCATCGACGGGCCGCCCGAGATCCACGATCGGATGCGCCCGACACGCGGCGGGGGCTCCTCCTCGCGGCTGATCGAGAAGACGCTCGTCAAAGTGCGCGACCGCGGAATCCCGCACGGCGTCAGCATCGTGGCCTCGCACGAGCTGGTCGGCAAGGGGCCGGAGTACATCTGGTCCTTCCTGCAGAGCGCTGGGATCTCGAACGTCACGCTGGTCCCCGTGCGCCCGCCGAACCCGGTGGCCGGGGACGAGGCCGCGCCGACCATCTCCCCCGAGTTCCTCGGCGGCGCGGACTGGTCGGCCTACCTGTGCGGGCTGTTCGACCTCTGGTGGTCGAGCGACTCCACGGTGAAGATCAACAACTTCGACGCCGTCCTGCGCAAGCTGCTCGGCCGGGCGCCGCGCAGCTGCCTGATCTCAGGCAACTGCCTCGGTTCGGTCTACGGGATCGAGGCCGACGGCACGATCATGCACTGCGAGCTGTTCCAGGGCGAGCCGGACCGGGCCTTCGGGAACCTTGCGAGCACCACCTTCGACGAGGTCGCGGCGGATCTGCGGATGGCGGCGCTGCGCCAGGCGGACGCGGAGCGGCTCGGCCGGTACCGCGAGTGCCCGACCTTCGGCATCTGCGCCGGCGGCTGTCCGCACGAATGGTACATCCACGAGGGCTACGGCAAGGCGGACCAGCTCGGCTCCTGTTGCGGCTGGCGCCCGCTCGTCGAGCACATCGCCAAGCGGCTGGCGGCGAGCAAGGTACCCGCGGAAGCGCTCGCATGGACGTCCTAA
- a CDS encoding aKG-HExxH-type peptide beta-hydroxylase codes for MARAIRAHARHEDTAAVGRLQVPSVVAEQLEKALAADASFAHEAGGCGGIHLPPGRIQKEPRVYADLCGLAAEATVTVGGSFSEPLAVSKIVFAHSRLAIDFGDAPEPVTLAAHDGEVRLSRGDTRVTLAPAAGTGTLAVRRSSPRVQVRQSVRTADMRLATEDGLLPLGIPDFFAIAEPPGDEDLAGLERTLQLLERASPQTLAELTAVARALVPLQRPPGRAIHSSSARELPGVVYAVFADPLEALAMVCHEYHHLKLFLLEESATLLGDPSRPVNAPWRPDTRQAEGVLHGTYVFFGIATTFARLFTVLNPTRRGYRRLAIWRACVEAGIAQLASADAQPTAAGEALVNGMGAINAAALAELEESHHHEVQRARRVIGEHLAAAGTEERREPWYLLS; via the coding sequence GTGGCGCGGGCGATCCGGGCACACGCCCGGCACGAGGACACCGCCGCCGTCGGCCGCCTGCAGGTTCCGTCCGTCGTCGCGGAGCAGTTGGAGAAGGCGCTCGCCGCCGACGCGTCCTTCGCCCACGAGGCGGGCGGCTGCGGCGGGATCCACCTGCCTCCGGGCCGGATCCAGAAGGAGCCGCGGGTCTACGCCGATCTGTGCGGCCTGGCCGCCGAGGCCACGGTGACCGTCGGCGGCTCGTTCAGCGAACCGCTCGCCGTCTCGAAGATCGTGTTTGCGCACAGCCGGCTCGCCATCGACTTCGGCGACGCGCCGGAACCCGTGACCCTGGCAGCGCACGACGGCGAGGTGCGGCTCAGCCGCGGCGACACGCGCGTCACCCTGGCGCCCGCCGCCGGGACGGGGACCCTCGCGGTACGCCGGAGCAGCCCGAGGGTTCAGGTCCGGCAGTCGGTCCGGACCGCGGATATGCGCCTGGCCACCGAGGACGGCCTGCTCCCCCTCGGCATTCCGGACTTCTTCGCGATCGCCGAGCCGCCGGGTGACGAGGACCTCGCAGGCCTCGAACGTACGCTGCAGCTGCTGGAGCGGGCGTCGCCGCAGACGCTGGCCGAGTTGACCGCCGTCGCACGCGCCCTCGTGCCGCTGCAGCGGCCACCGGGCCGGGCCATCCACAGCAGCAGCGCGCGGGAGCTGCCGGGCGTGGTCTACGCCGTCTTCGCCGACCCGCTGGAGGCGCTGGCGATGGTCTGCCATGAATACCATCACCTGAAGCTGTTCCTGCTCGAAGAGAGCGCCACGCTGCTCGGCGATCCGAGCCGGCCGGTCAACGCGCCGTGGCGGCCGGACACGCGGCAGGCGGAGGGCGTGCTGCACGGGACCTACGTCTTCTTCGGCATCGCCACGACCTTCGCGCGGCTCTTCACCGTGCTCAATCCGACCCGCCGGGGTTATCGCCGGCTCGCGATCTGGCGCGCGTGCGTGGAGGCGGGAATCGCGCAGCTCGCGTCGGCGGACGCACAGCCGACGGCCGCCGGCGAGGCGCTGGTGAACGGCATGGGCGCGATCAACGCCGCGGCGCTGGCCGAGCTCGAGGAGAGCCACCACCATGAGGTCCAGAGGGCCCGCAGAGTCATCGGGGAGCATCTGGCCGCCGCAGGGACCGAGGAACGGAGGGAACCGTGGTATCTCCTCAGCTAG
- a CDS encoding nuclear transport factor 2 family protein, translated as MTIDLESLAARLDRVETELALHRLVHDYCIAADHRDAQRWDAVWTHDAVWETSPDRVYRGTVEIRRAVEVQWATFPAMQHATSNHIVDRINGDTAAGRCDAVVLVQLPDLRWIVGGGAYEDEYRREDDRWRIARRTVVRPFDLAPLAASNSPILLDEDD; from the coding sequence ATGACGATCGACCTGGAATCTCTCGCCGCCCGACTGGACCGGGTGGAAACTGAGCTGGCCCTGCACAGGCTCGTCCACGACTACTGCATCGCCGCCGATCACCGCGACGCGCAACGCTGGGATGCGGTGTGGACTCACGATGCCGTCTGGGAGACAAGTCCGGATCGCGTCTACCGGGGCACAGTCGAGATCCGTCGTGCTGTTGAAGTGCAGTGGGCCACCTTCCCAGCGATGCAGCACGCGACCTCCAACCACATCGTCGACCGGATCAACGGCGACACGGCGGCCGGCCGCTGCGACGCGGTCGTCCTGGTACAACTGCCCGACCTGCGATGGATCGTGGGCGGAGGCGCGTACGAGGACGAATACCGCCGCGAGGATGACCGGTGGCGGATCGCCCGCCGGACAGTGGTGCGACCTTTTGACCTCGCGCCACTCGCCGCGAGTAACTCTCCGATCCTTTTAGACGAAGACGACTGA
- a CDS encoding MFS transporter, which produces MKNRPASTFAPLRTRDFRVLWAGQSVSLFGDRVFPIALATLLLTSGRGASGLGLVLAARSVALVAVVLPAGVLADRVRRTHVMFAANLLCLGGVAGLALGRYPVSVGLACVCGAAVGAGEGIFTPAFSAVVPQVLPDEDMQSGNALMSLSSQTAMIAGPALGGLLVALGSLRSAFLIDGATFVVSCACLAAIRVERPEPTGEGMSLRVAAGGFAEVAKRPWVSAVMLMSCVQMVFASATWTLLLPVIARTRLDGTPAYSALLVTFGAGALLGALAASRWRPSRPGAAALAALLPFGAMLAVMAVSRSVFVIGAATALAGAGLEFFGIAWMTALQRGIPERALARVMSLDYFVSGLLYPIGLAAMGPLASHFGAGAILVLGAAVLAASTLGPMFVPGGLDFADPGPAPGPVDRASVVGSSADG; this is translated from the coding sequence ATGAAGAACCGACCCGCCTCGACCTTCGCGCCCCTGCGCACGCGGGACTTCAGGGTGCTGTGGGCGGGGCAGAGCGTGAGCCTGTTCGGCGACCGCGTCTTCCCGATCGCCCTCGCCACCCTGCTGCTCACCTCGGGCCGCGGAGCGTCAGGGCTCGGACTCGTGCTGGCGGCGCGCTCGGTCGCCCTCGTCGCGGTGGTGCTTCCCGCGGGCGTGCTCGCAGACCGGGTCAGGCGCACCCACGTGATGTTCGCCGCGAACCTGCTGTGCCTGGGCGGCGTCGCCGGCCTCGCTTTGGGCCGGTATCCGGTCTCGGTGGGCCTGGCCTGTGTCTGCGGGGCCGCGGTCGGCGCCGGCGAGGGCATCTTCACCCCGGCATTCAGCGCCGTGGTGCCCCAGGTCCTCCCGGACGAGGACATGCAGTCCGGCAACGCCCTGATGTCGCTCTCCAGCCAGACGGCGATGATCGCCGGCCCGGCGCTCGGCGGCCTGCTGGTCGCGCTCGGGAGCCTGCGCAGCGCCTTCCTCATCGACGGTGCGACCTTCGTGGTCAGCTGCGCCTGCCTGGCGGCCATCCGGGTGGAGCGGCCCGAGCCCACCGGGGAAGGCATGTCGCTGCGCGTCGCCGCGGGCGGTTTCGCCGAGGTCGCCAAGCGCCCGTGGGTGAGTGCGGTGATGCTGATGTCCTGTGTGCAGATGGTCTTCGCCTCCGCCACCTGGACCCTGCTGCTGCCGGTGATCGCGCGCACCCGCTTGGACGGCACGCCCGCGTACAGCGCCTTGCTGGTGACCTTCGGCGCCGGGGCCCTGCTCGGCGCGCTGGCGGCGAGCCGGTGGCGGCCGTCCAGGCCGGGGGCCGCCGCGTTGGCCGCGCTCCTGCCGTTCGGGGCGATGCTCGCCGTCATGGCGGTGTCCCGTTCGGTGTTCGTGATCGGCGCCGCGACGGCGTTGGCGGGGGCGGGCCTGGAGTTCTTCGGCATCGCCTGGATGACGGCGCTGCAACGCGGGATCCCCGAGCGCGCGCTGGCCCGGGTCATGTCCCTGGACTACTTCGTCAGCGGCCTGCTGTACCCGATCGGCCTGGCCGCCATGGGCCCGCTGGCCTCGCATTTCGGAGCGGGCGCGATCCTGGTCCTCGGCGCGGCGGTCCTCGCCGCCAGCACCCTGGGCCCGATGTTCGTGCCCGGCGGCCTGGACTTCGCCGATCCCGGGCCCGCGCCCGGGCCGGTCGACCGGGCGAGCGTGGTGGGGAGCAGCGCCGATGGCTAG
- a CDS encoding retropepsin-like aspartic protease, which yields MASRDQVSVPLERGLAGQLHAPAAVNGKSVSAFLDTGAMCTVLCLSLTSDLGLETRASGRRVGGAGAVTLEVFEVVDALFELGGVPSPGLPLLATDLNRVNGGRRRNGDLRIDVALAGEPAEPATSRAIGPSPCVDRDLTSQTRKAAYSRDTTALSSNSAAGFIAAATRAASSGGPSR from the coding sequence ATGGCTAGCCGCGATCAGGTGAGCGTGCCGCTGGAACGCGGCCTCGCCGGGCAGTTGCACGCCCCGGCCGCCGTCAACGGCAAGAGCGTCTCGGCGTTCCTCGACACCGGCGCCATGTGCACGGTCCTGTGCCTCTCCCTCACCTCGGACCTGGGCCTGGAGACGCGGGCATCCGGCCGGCGCGTCGGGGGTGCGGGCGCGGTGACCCTCGAGGTGTTCGAGGTCGTGGACGCGCTGTTCGAGCTCGGCGGGGTTCCGTCGCCCGGCCTGCCGCTGCTGGCGACGGACCTGAACCGGGTCAACGGCGGCCGGCGCCGTAACGGCGATCTGCGGATCGACGTGGCATTGGCCGGCGAGCCTGCGGAGCCTGCGACGTCAAGGGCCATCGGACCATCCCCTTGTGTTGACCGGGATCTCACCTCGCAGACTAGGAAGGCCGCCTACTCCCGCGATACCACCGCACTATCGTCGAACTCTGCCGCCGGCTTCATCGCGGCCGCGACGAGGGCGGCCAGCTCCGGCGGGCCTTCGAGGTAG
- a CDS encoding AMP-binding protein, translating into MTTPESVHRLFVDCARRTPEAVAVRAGEDRLTYAQLDARSDDVARLLARAAGPGDVPGHAPVAVLMNRSTTSIAVLLGILKAGRAYLALDPRDPDGRLAALLHDAGVELVICGQEHLGRVPAPIRELLPPEPSDVDEPQAPPTRVEHPGRTAYIAYTSGSTGSPRGVCVPHRAVLRLAQDPDYIDVRPDDVFLHAAPTAFDASTFEIWVPLLHGAAVVPAPLPDLSPVELIELARREGVTVWFLTTGLFHQVVDAGLADLPALRYLLTGGDVLSVPHVNRAFAALPAARLIAAYGPTENTTYTTCHPVSAPVEQGTVPI; encoded by the coding sequence GTGACGACGCCGGAGTCCGTGCACCGGCTCTTCGTCGACTGCGCGCGCCGGACGCCCGAAGCCGTGGCCGTCCGCGCCGGGGAAGACCGGCTCACCTACGCGCAACTGGACGCGCGCAGCGATGACGTGGCCCGGCTCCTGGCCCGCGCCGCCGGTCCGGGCGACGTCCCGGGCCACGCCCCCGTGGCCGTGCTGATGAACCGTTCGACGACGTCGATCGCCGTGCTGCTCGGCATCCTCAAGGCCGGCCGGGCCTATCTCGCGCTCGATCCGCGCGACCCCGACGGGCGGCTGGCCGCGCTGCTGCACGACGCCGGGGTCGAACTCGTCATCTGCGGACAAGAGCACCTCGGACGCGTTCCCGCCCCGATCCGTGAGCTGCTGCCACCCGAGCCGTCCGACGTCGACGAGCCGCAGGCGCCGCCGACGCGCGTCGAGCACCCCGGCCGGACCGCCTACATCGCGTACACCTCGGGATCCACCGGCTCGCCGCGCGGGGTGTGCGTGCCGCACCGCGCGGTGCTGCGCTTGGCGCAAGACCCCGACTACATCGACGTCCGGCCGGACGACGTGTTCCTGCACGCCGCGCCGACCGCCTTCGACGCGTCTACCTTCGAGATCTGGGTGCCGCTGCTGCACGGCGCGGCCGTGGTCCCTGCGCCCCTGCCGGACCTGAGCCCGGTCGAGCTGATCGAACTGGCCCGCCGTGAGGGCGTCACGGTGTGGTTCCTGACCACGGGACTGTTCCACCAGGTCGTCGATGCCGGATTGGCGGACCTGCCCGCGCTGCGCTACCTGCTGACCGGGGGCGACGTGCTCTCGGTACCGCACGTCAACCGCGCATTCGCCGCGCTGCCCGCAGCCCGGCTGATCGCCGCCTACGGCCCGACCGAGAACACCACCTACACCACCTGCCACCCCGTGTCCGCTCCGGTGGAGCAGGGAACCGTCCCGATCTGA
- a CDS encoding maleylpyruvate isomerase family mycothiol-dependent enzyme, whose amino-acid sequence MVSPQLGSGSPDHLAADHLAADYLATVQSSAVALADLAEDDPTLIVPGCPAWTLADLVHHVGAVYLHVSELTRSRPVSGKEVKTRLGPVRAPAPGTMRAWFTQATDTLVDTLAAAGEDERIWSWSSERTVAFWIRRMCHETVVHEWDAASAHGEDLRIEPGLAGDGIDEFVTHFVPLMRRRRSAVAASGEHYLVECTDVASASWDVAFGEGALDAGADGSGTAPPDPNPVALRGAAQDLLLRFWRRPLQPNPDPDPDSLTAAGFERWWRVVGCP is encoded by the coding sequence GTGGTATCTCCTCAGCTAGGGTCGGGCTCGCCCGACCATCTCGCCGCGGACCATCTCGCCGCCGACTATCTCGCCACCGTGCAGAGCAGCGCCGTCGCCCTGGCCGACCTGGCCGAGGACGACCCGACGCTGATCGTCCCCGGGTGCCCGGCGTGGACCCTGGCGGACCTCGTCCATCACGTCGGGGCGGTCTACCTCCACGTCAGCGAGCTGACCAGGAGCCGCCCCGTCTCGGGCAAGGAGGTCAAGACCCGGCTCGGTCCGGTCCGGGCGCCCGCCCCGGGCACGATGCGGGCCTGGTTCACGCAGGCCACTGACACGCTCGTGGACACCCTCGCGGCCGCGGGCGAGGACGAGCGGATCTGGTCGTGGTCGAGCGAGCGGACCGTGGCGTTCTGGATCCGGCGGATGTGCCACGAGACGGTCGTGCACGAATGGGACGCCGCCAGCGCGCACGGCGAGGACCTGCGCATCGAGCCGGGCCTGGCCGGCGACGGGATCGACGAGTTCGTCACGCACTTCGTACCCTTGATGCGCCGCCGCCGCAGCGCCGTGGCCGCGTCCGGCGAGCACTATCTGGTCGAGTGCACCGACGTGGCCTCGGCGTCCTGGGACGTGGCGTTCGGCGAGGGCGCCCTCGACGCGGGGGCGGACGGCAGCGGCACGGCGCCGCCCGATCCGAACCCGGTGGCCCTGCGCGGTGCGGCGCAGGACCTGCTCCTGCGCTTCTGGCGACGGCCGCTTCAGCCGAACCCGGACCCCGACCCCGACTCCCTGACCGCCGCGGGGTTCGAGCGCTGGTGGAGGGTCGTCGGATGCCCGTGA
- a CDS encoding phytanoyl-CoA dioxygenase family protein, which produces MNPSPSMGGAAPLNRLTDRERFLFDLNGFVVVRGALTESHVARLNEAVDRHPEGIARSTLGPGPSKTLGGSRRCRGFKPDPLQLPEPDARPFRELVRNPESRRYLDSLLGRGWRLDSAPEIILADQGADGMCLHGSGQRWFSPVTYYSYANDVIRCGMITLEFALTAARAGDGGFACIPGSPKANLHCPASILKWEQDTELVRQIEMEPGDLIVFTEALLHGTLPWRAAHQRRVILMRQVPKVNCTVPPRLAYHQTSYPDWINDLAPEDRVPFEAPYFLERPVLTEDDTVEPATEWV; this is translated from the coding sequence ATGAACCCGTCGCCGTCGATGGGTGGCGCAGCCCCGCTGAACCGGCTGACCGACCGCGAGCGGTTCCTGTTCGACCTGAACGGGTTCGTGGTCGTGCGCGGGGCCCTGACGGAGAGTCATGTGGCCCGGCTCAACGAGGCCGTGGACCGGCACCCGGAGGGCATCGCGCGCTCGACCCTCGGGCCGGGGCCGTCGAAGACGCTGGGCGGCAGCCGGCGCTGCCGCGGGTTCAAGCCGGATCCGCTGCAGTTGCCCGAGCCGGACGCGCGCCCCTTCCGCGAGCTGGTCCGCAACCCCGAGTCCCGGCGCTACCTGGACTCCCTCCTCGGCCGCGGCTGGCGCCTCGACTCGGCACCGGAGATCATCCTCGCCGATCAGGGTGCCGACGGCATGTGCCTGCACGGCTCCGGCCAGCGGTGGTTCTCGCCGGTGACCTACTACTCGTACGCGAACGACGTCATCCGCTGCGGCATGATCACCTTGGAGTTCGCACTGACCGCCGCGCGGGCCGGGGACGGCGGGTTCGCCTGCATTCCCGGGAGCCCCAAGGCGAACCTGCACTGCCCCGCGTCCATCTTGAAGTGGGAGCAGGACACCGAGCTCGTGCGCCAGATCGAGATGGAGCCGGGCGATCTGATCGTCTTCACGGAGGCCCTGCTGCACGGCACGCTGCCGTGGCGCGCGGCGCATCAGCGGCGGGTCATCCTGATGCGCCAGGTGCCGAAGGTGAACTGCACCGTCCCGCCCCGGCTCGCCTACCATCAGACGAGCTACCCCGACTGGATCAACGACCTCGCGCCGGAGGACCGGGTGCCGTTCGAGGCCCCTTACTTCCTGGAACGCCCGGTGCTCACCGAGGACGACACGGTGGAGCCGGCCACGGAATGGGTGTGA
- a CDS encoding phosphopantetheine-binding protein, with protein MPDGETGGLFAAGEGLADGYLGQPALTARRFLPHRFAPEPGARMYETGDLVRRRPDGTIEFIGRADFQVKIRGFRVEPGEVEAALRALPGVRDAAVVPQRDSVGGRTLAAFYESDDPLPTPELRKALHAVLPHYMVPARLTRIDTLPLNANGKVDRSDLASRRSRQRPQLTRPYRAVSTEIEAWLTGLWEDVLGIDGIGVDDGLFELGGHSLLAARITTAISGEYGVVLEARGFYEDPTIAGTATAVRGLIEDAERTAGGR; from the coding sequence ATGCCCGACGGCGAGACCGGCGGGCTCTTCGCGGCGGGCGAGGGCCTCGCCGACGGCTACCTCGGCCAGCCCGCCCTCACCGCGCGTCGCTTCCTGCCGCACCGGTTCGCGCCTGAACCCGGGGCCCGGATGTACGAAACCGGAGACCTCGTGCGCCGGCGGCCCGACGGCACGATCGAGTTCATCGGGCGCGCGGACTTCCAGGTCAAGATCCGCGGATTCCGGGTCGAGCCCGGCGAGGTGGAGGCCGCGCTACGCGCACTGCCCGGCGTGCGCGACGCTGCGGTGGTGCCGCAGCGCGACAGCGTCGGCGGCCGGACACTCGCCGCGTTCTACGAGAGCGACGACCCGCTGCCGACACCTGAGCTGCGCAAGGCCCTGCACGCGGTCCTCCCGCACTACATGGTCCCCGCTCGGCTGACCCGGATCGACACGCTGCCGCTCAACGCCAACGGGAAGGTCGACCGCTCGGACCTCGCGAGCCGCCGCAGCCGGCAACGTCCGCAACTGACCCGGCCCTACCGCGCGGTCAGCACCGAGATCGAGGCGTGGCTCACCGGCCTGTGGGAGGACGTCCTCGGCATCGACGGGATCGGTGTGGACGACGGGCTGTTCGAGCTCGGCGGCCACTCGCTGCTCGCCGCCCGGATCACCACCGCGATCTCCGGCGAGTACGGGGTCGTCCTCGAGGCCCGCGGGTTCTACGAAGACCCGACCATCGCGGGAACGGCCACGGCGGTGCGGGGCCTGATCGAGGACGCGGAAAGGACGGCCGGCGGCCGATGA